A region of uncultured Anaeromusa sp. DNA encodes the following proteins:
- a CDS encoding ribosomal L7Ae/L30e/S12e/Gadd45 family protein gives MSVHEQRVISLLGLAQRAGRLISGEVAVRKAMQQKKVELLLIAADASANTRKSYQDAAAYYGVTYILFSSKLEMGEGIGKAHRAAVALTDKGFAARVQELVRQSEMNMGVD, from the coding sequence ATGTCGGTACATGAACAGCGTGTTATTTCACTATTGGGGCTGGCGCAGCGTGCGGGAAGGCTGATTTCAGGCGAAGTGGCCGTACGCAAAGCAATGCAGCAAAAAAAAGTTGAGTTGTTGCTGATTGCCGCTGATGCTTCCGCTAACACCCGTAAGAGTTATCAAGATGCCGCGGCTTATTACGGGGTCACATATATCCTTTTTTCCTCCAAATTGGAGATGGGAGAAGGAATCGGCAAAGCCCATCGAGCGGCAGTGGCTTTGACGGATAAGGGGTTCGCTGCGCGCGTGCAAGAGCTTGTGCGGCAAAGCGAAATGAACATGGGGGTGGATTGA
- a CDS encoding YlxR family protein, protein MVQKKIPQRMCVGCQEMKTKKELLRIVRSPEGEIFIDPTGKKAGRGAYVCKATACMEAAYKGKRLEKALKQSVSPEVYAQIQSQLESL, encoded by the coding sequence ATGGTGCAAAAAAAAATACCCCAACGCATGTGTGTCGGTTGTCAGGAAATGAAAACCAAGAAAGAACTGCTGCGTATTGTTCGATCGCCTGAAGGTGAGATTTTCATTGATCCTACCGGTAAAAAAGCTGGTAGAGGGGCCTATGTCTGTAAGGCGACGGCCTGCATGGAAGCGGCGTATAAAGGGAAGCGCTTGGAAAAAGCGTTGAAGCAAAGCGTAAGCCCGGAAGTGTATGCTCAAATTCAGTCTCAATTGGAGTCTTTATAA